A stretch of DNA from Tachysurus vachellii isolate PV-2020 chromosome 4, HZAU_Pvac_v1, whole genome shotgun sequence:
ACTTTACACTGGACCTCAAGCAACGTGGATTGTGTGcctttcctctcttcctccagactctgggACCCTGATTACCCTGATAAGGAAATGCAAAATTTACTTTCATCAGAGAACATAACTTTGGACCACTCAGCAGCAGTCCAGTCCTTTTTGTCTTTAGCCCAGGCGAGACGCTTCTGACGCTGTCTGTGCACTTCATGCagagatgcagatttcatttcccaacaggacttggcacctgcacacagtgccaaagctaccagtacctggtttaaggatcagcttgggaatggttcgcttcctacctggaaggacgctcatatcaggtaacatggaggggagtgacatctgctccacgcagactctccactggcgtcccacaaggctcagtacttggtcctcttcttttctccctgtatactcactctcttggtgaagttatttcctcacatgggttctcttaccactgctatgctgatgatacacaacttatcttctctttcccacacgcagatgccacagcttctgaccggatctctgcatgtctggcagaaatttcatcatggatgactgctcatcagttaaagcttaatcctagcaaaactgagctgctcttcatcccaggtgattcatccccaggtcatgatcttgctatatccttgcacaacgatctgatctccccttcagccacagctcgcaaccttggggtaaccatggacaatcaactgtccttttcctctcatgttgctaatgtgactcgctcatgtcggtttcttctctacaacattagaaggattcgaccatttctgtccacacaggctgctcaggtacttgttcagtctcttgtcatttctagactggattactgcaatgcactgctggcaggtctacctatgaacgcaatccgtcctctgcaaatgatccaaaatgcagctgcccggcttgttttcaacctgccaaagttctctcataccaccccgctgctgcgatccctccactggcttccggtagctgcacgcatcagattcaaaacactgatgctggcctacaaagccaaaaatggaccagctccctcttacctcaaagccctcatcactcctcgcactgcaccccgcaccctccgatctaccagcactgctcgactggttccaccatctctcagggtaagaggcaagtatactacaagactcttctctgtactggcaccaaggtggtggaacgaacttcccctagaggtccggacagctgagtcactggctattttcaagcggcggttgaaaacctacttattcaggaaacacttcaactagcacttctttcattatcttttgcatttaaaaaaaaaaaacaaaaaaaaaaaaaaaaaacaaaaaaaaaaaaaaaacacacctttgacactttcattgtaactttgaacaaatgttttaaactcatggtatcttaagtatgtaacttagtgatccagcattaatgtattcaatgtaagagatttaagcacttatgtacgtcgctctggataagggcgtctgccaaatgctgtaaatgtaaatgtaaatgtaaggacCATGGTATCCCTATActtaattggccagcaaactcacctgaccttaaccccataggaaatctatggggtattgtgaagaggaaggtgcgatatgccagacccaacaatacaggagctgaaggccactatcagagcaacctgggctctcataagacctgagcagtgccacagactgatcgactccatgccacaccgcattgctgcagtaattcaggcaaaaggagccccaactgAGTGCTGTtcatgctcatacttttcatgttcacaCTTTTCAGTTGgaccagatttctaaaaatcctttctttgtattggtcttaagtaatattctaattttctgagatactgaatttgggattttccttagttgtcagttataatcatcaaaattaaaagaaataaacatttgaaatatatcagtctgtgtgtaatgaatgaatataatatacaagtttcactttttgaatggaattagtgaaataaatcaactttttgatgatattctatttatatgaccagcacctgtaagTTCAATAATccattgtgtgtaaaataaaaacccacaGCCTCAAACTCCTTTCAACTTTGTCTACTGGAAAGAAATAGAAAGGACTCTTTGAATGGTAGATTTAAACAAAAGCCTGGGTTGGTCTGAACTGATCTGAATAAAGATTTGAATGTCTCGAAGCACTACAGCCAATCCAGATGCATCAAATAATGTGGATATTGTTAACCTTTGGTGTTTAGTGTTCATCTCCAAGATTAATATGCCTGAAAATAGGCCATAATAGTATCATAGAGTTTATGCATTAGTAATATAAATCTGATATCCCATAGCTTAATCTGTCAAGATCATTTTcagcatacagtatactgtacattgtcTAATATTCACAGTACCCATTAAAATAAGATTGATGTTTCTGCTTGAAACTGGCTCAAGATAATAAAGCCTAGTAAAGATTTATTCCagtattttccttaatgtaccgTTTAGACATTTCAGCTCATTAACTTGATGCCTGATGAGCCttctggtggtccagcagcaagATCCCGTGCTCTCGGTGTCACGGCACGGGGTTCAATTTCCAAACAGAGAGCAgcagaaagaacaacaacaaacagagacacaaactcTTATtgcacttttacttttttttttttttttttactttttacagtaCGCCAGAATGAATAgcaaaaattaacattttttttgcatatacaGGACTATACAAAAAGACACAAGTAAAGAAagatgacttaaaaaaaaaaattaatgaaaagtTGCTAGCTCTTCAAAAAACTATTATATTGAACAGTAAAAGTAAAGTGACAACCAAAATTTAATATCTTGCTACATTTATTCAGTCTTTGGAGACAAAAGGCTCAATGAAGTTTTATCACATAATTATTACTTAATATGGTTCCTTAttatacatttctatttataatttgattcatttagggggcacagtggctcaAGGCTATATGGAGTTTGGATGTTCTCCCTGTGGATTCCTTCTCATATTCTGGTTTTCTCCCAAGGTCCAAAGAAATTGTTTgttggctgattggcatctttaaCTTGACCGTAGGTTGTGAatgggtgtgtaagtgtgtgtgtgctgttgtgccttgtgatagactggcatcctatCTAGACTGTGCCCCAGCTTGTGCCCCAAGTCTTAAACTTACTATACCAGACATAAACATGACGTATGTGACTGGTTGTACGTTCAAGACCAGGACAGTTCAACTAAAGTATCGTTCATCAAGTATTTGGAATTTAAAATGGCCAAGCTCTCTGAACGCCCTACTGAGCCGTCAACACCGGCAAGGCGTCTCTCCAGTGTCTTCCCAGATGCTCTTTGAGGCTGTGGGACTGAGTGAAAGACCATCCACACACAGAACACCTGTATGGCTTTTCACCTGTATGAATTCTCAGGTGAAGTTTAAGGTAGTCTGGTGTCGCAAATCCTTTGCCACAGGTGGAGCAGCAGTACGGCTTCTGTCCGGTGTGCAATAGCTTGTGAACCGCAAGATGAGACGACTGACTGAAAGATTTGTCACAATGCGAACAGATGTAAGGCTTTACTCCGCTGTGCACTCTCTCATGCGTTCGCAGATGTGTTGATTGTGAAAACTGTTTTCCACATAAGTCACAGTGGTACGGCTTTTGTCCACTGTGTAGCCGTCGGTGTACTACGAGAGCTGAAGAATGAGGAAAAGCCTTATTACACTGAGAACACTTGTACGGTTTTTCCCCAGTGTGTATTCTCTTGTGATGTTTAAGAGACGAAGACTGTACAAACTGTTTACCGCACTCCGAGCAGTGAAAACTTTTCTCTTGGGTATGTATCCTCTTGTGATGGCTTAACGTTGACGGATGCACAAACTGTTTACCGCACTCAGAGCACTGATAACGCTTCTCTTgactgtgtattgtcttgtgtcTCCGAAAACCTAATGAGCTTGAGAAGTGTTTTCCACACTGTTTGCACTTGTAGGGCTTTTCTTCATTATGCACTTGCTCGTGCACTGTGAACGTCTCACCACACTCAGAGTAGCTACAAGGTCCGAATCTTGTGTGAATTTTCTGGTGCCTTTGCAGATAGGATATTTTCGAAAACTCTTTTCCACACTGTGTGCAACGATGAGACTTCTGTCTTATGTGTGTTTCCTGATGTCTTGTAAAGTCTGATGAACCACTGAAACTCTTACTGCACTGATCAACCCTTTGCCGTGTATGAAGAGCGATATGTTTTCCCGCACGATGTAACGCAAACGAACTCTTTACCAGCGTAACTATTCTCAAGCTCTCTGTTTTAATAAGCTTTTCTTGATCGGTACATTCATCCTCTTGACCACAAGGTGACTTGATGGATGCACCTGCAATTtgatgaacaaataaaaaatatttaggctTTTAAATACTCTCAGGACCCAGGCACATATAAGCAAATAGACCCCAGTTAGGAATCACTGCCAGTCTGGCCATCATTTATCATTGTAAATTTTCAGCAGCAATGTATAATTCATGTTCACGTACTTATAAGATGGCCACACCTTCACAAACAATGCTAAATTGGCTGATGTGAGGAACCTTTAATAAACTGACctgcaaaataaaatttgaaaaaaattaagGGGAAAAACTCCTAATCCATTTATTCTCAAATCcagttaaaatgaaaaaaatgatttcgcttgatttttttgttgatttttcgCAAAATCCTGGAAGGACTGACTCACTGTGCATCCCGCACACATTATGACCGTTTCTATTCATCCACAATACAGCCACCATACACTCACTGGAAGACATGAAAATACTGTGTTTGGTCAGAATAGTCACATATCATCCACACGTCATTGTGATCATCTTTTAATCATAATTACCTCCGGTATGAAGATTTCCTTCTGATATTATTGTTGCACCCAGACCCTGGGTTTTCCTGAAGTCCACCAGTCTGACTGTGCACATCTTCATCCATGTACGCTCTGTGTGCTGATCTTCATcattacaacacaaacactctgtGACATATGCATCAGGATTCCGGTTAAGACAGGGCACATCCTCTATGCCCTGCACTTTTTGCATTTGGGGCATTAATTCTGTCTCTTGGCAGAAACGGTGCAAGAATTTGAACTGTTGATTCAAGacaaacaaagaagaagaaaattaagAGACAACGTTTAAAGGAGCATTATGCTTATTATTATGTACTTCTGCTCAGGTCACAATGTCGCCAGGTCATTAGCAGCTCTCTTGTTTATCCTCAATACCTTTATTAACTCCAGATTTGTCATCAGTTCATCACAGCGCACCATACCAACAACACATTAATTCTTCCAACACCTAGGGGAAATTTAGCCTTGCCAGTCTGCCTAATTAGGTACTTTTGGATATGGAAGAggaccagagaacctggagaaagTCCATGCTAAAACATGGAGAACAttcaaatccacacagacaataaCAAGAGGTCAGGATGATACAAACTGTGCCCTCGTGCCACCCCAGCCAGCTAACAGCTAATAGCTATCAGCTCACTGCTAAAAGTTAACAGCTAGCAGCTCACGGCTAACAGCTCACAGCTAACAGCTCACAGCTAGCAGCTCACGGCTAACAGCTCACAGCTAGCAGCTCACTACTAATGGCTCACAGCTCACGGCTCACAGCTCACTGCTCACAGCTCACTGCTAACAGCTAACAGCCCACTGCTAACAGCTAACAGCCCACTGCTAACAGCTAACAGCCCACTGCTAACAGCTAACAACTAACAGCTCACTGCTAACAGCCCACTGCTAACAGCTAACAACTAACAGCTCACTGCTAACAGCTAACAGCTCACTGCTAACAGCTCACTGCTAACAGCTCACTGCTAACACTGTTAGCTGTTACTAACAGCTATCAGCTCACTGCTAACAGCTAACAGCTCACTGCTAACAGCTCACTGCTAACAGCTCACTGCTAACAGCTCACTGCTAACAGCTCACTGCTAACAGCTCACTGCTAACAGCTCACTGCTAACAGCTCACTGCTAACACTGTTAGCTGTTACTAACAGCTATCAGCTCACTGCTAACAGCTCACTGCTAACAGCTCACTGCTAACAGCTCACTGCTAACAGCTCACTGCTAACAGCTCACTGCTAACAGCTCACTGCTAACAGCTCACTGCTAACATGGtggtgggcggggcttaaatGAGTAATCCTTATTTCACACTACAGGCTGGTTACcataaaatgtaagtaaataaatgaataaataagtacGTAAGTGTTGAAtgcaaagagaaacagaaatcaTTTGTCATGTGATTCGTAGATAATCTGTGATGCAGAAATGATAAGATAGTCTTTGGGTTTATGCATTTTAGGCTTGAAATCCCAAACATCTTTGCTCGTGCTTTGCTTACCTTTCCTCTCGTCCCATGTTACATTAGATGCTGCAGGATTAAATAATCACGTCTGTTATTTTAGTGCACAACACAGACCAAACTATCAAACAGCAAAACTACCGCATTTACACTAGATGTAGCTACCtgggtgtaaaaaaataaaaccgaCCTCTTTTATAAAGTTTTCCTCCGTCTCTGGACTAGCTGACATCTCAAAATCGTGTTGGAAAAGATTTTAATTACACGCTTGTTctctattaataaataaataaaataaaaataataataaagccgCGTGCGCGCGCACGCTCTTTGCGTCACGACGTATAGGAGTCTGTCCGCGCATCCGCGTGCACGCGTCTCCTGCACTGACCTCGGGTGCACGCGCAGCATAAATGCAGCTCATTACTGTCTCATTAGTTTTATTGTCCTTCTGAATCATAAATTATTCCCTTTATTTATAGTCAGCCAATGAAACATTACCAAATGGCTGCTGTGTaacatatttcaaacaatgttacaaTGTGCACTAAATTATTCATGTTATTATGTGTTATGTATgtaattaaaagagaaaaaaagtaaTGTAGTCTTCTATTTCTTTAATGAATCAATGATCTTTAATGTGATTTAACAACCAACAAATACAAATCTGTTGAGTGGGGGACTTACAATCGCATAAGTGCACTCACTTTTATTCTGCAGCACAAGACTGTTCAGAAATAACCATTCAAACTCatgtattaaaggtggggtatacgttgtttgaaagccaatgttgacatttgaaatgacCAGAACAAACACGCCTCTAACCGAAATGGGTCCCGCCCCtttattgatagctccgcccacacatacatgcgtaacccaggcaactaatggaaagaaatgtgtctttatcatagctgaagggaaaaacaatacgattgcagataaacaaacaagcaaacaaaaataatgacacacaagcataatcatgcaaaggacggcatatattagttctgtgaaacaaagcaaaaccaacgtactcacctatcgagaaggaaaaagcaacctcggcgtcccatcgcaggccttcccgctccttcatgTCTccccagcgctggaaagctgatcctatattaacacgtcctgcttcttgccttatcgtaagcctttttttcgcttttcgtttttatccgccatgtcaatgtttcagtcgctttcggctaatgtcacatgcgcactgaacactctctgcccatattgacaagacacgcccctttctgctcactggctacacgtttgttttgtttgtcggcccgactcaattttctgaagcatttctcaaacaacgtacaccccacctttaagtgtttaataaaatgttgtaaTTTTGGGATTACAGGTCTATATAAGATCTTGGTTTCATCCAAGCCGTGATCTGAATAGCACAGAATGTCAGCTAGAAAAGCAttcacactgaaataaaaacagaaaatgcaatGTAAAGGCAGTACACAGATTTTTCGAACTTGGCATGATGACAACATGCAAcacatcaaaaataaaaaaaataaaataaaaaaaaataaaaaacatcagaGCATCACCTTAGCATTGCCCTTAAAGTGCATTATCTCTTCAGTAAAAAATAAGCAGGTTTTGCTTTTTCTAAAGATTAAAACACTGAGATTTCACAGTCACAAATTTCTTGTTGCACTTAATTTGGCTTTGGTCTTTTGCTGTACTGTACTAGGGGAATGGTTGACAGACCTGACAGCATCGTTTTTAAGGCAGCACTGATGtccatataaaaataatgtcctttaatAGGCACAATCTCTTCATTCATAGTGAAGCGAATCCTCTGTCAAGTTTTCCAGAATGGTTAATAAAACTTCAAAGTATTATATGGCTAAACCGCTTtaacacaatattttttaaacatgactGTTTGCATAGATTTTTcattatacaaaatacaaagagTTTCCCTATTGATTGAGTGTCATATATTAATCATTATAGTGTATACAATCATTCTGTCATCAGTCTTTCGTTCGgtgccaaaaaaataaaactacaataAAATCATAACATATTTGGTGAGCCTTTCATTGACCGCACACAAATTCATGGTATTTCATGGAGCCAAGCTGTCTGAATACCTTATCACATTTCGAGCACTGGTATGGCATCTCTCCAGTGTGTATTCTCATATGATTTTTAAGGCTGTTAgactgagagaaacagagtCCACAAATAGTGCAGGGATACGGCTTTTCCCCACTGTGAGTCCTCTGGTGACTCTTAAGGTGGTTGGGTATTCTGAATCCTTTGCCACAGGTGGTGCAGAAGTGTGGCTTCTGTCCGGTGTGCACTAACTTGTGCACTGTAAGATGAGATGACTGAGTGAAAGACTTGCCACAATGCGAGCAGCTGTAAGGCTTTACTCCGGTGTGCactctcttgtgtgtgtgcagatgtgttACTTGTGTAAACTGTTTTCCACATAAGTCACAGTGGTAAGGCCTTTCTCCACTGTGTAACCTTTGGTGTACTATTAAAGATGTACATCTTTTAAATGCCTTATCACATCGAGAACACTTGTACGGTTTCTCCTCAGTGTGTACTTTCTTGTGAATGTTTAGGTTTAAAGAATTTCTGAACTGCAAACCACATTCTGAGCACTCATATGGTTTTGAATGAGGATTTGCACAGTTATGCCTCTGAATACCCAATGAGCTTAAGaattttcttccacactttttgcAACATAGATGATCCTCGCCAGTATGTACACCCTCGTGCGCGTTAACGTTTGATGCCTGCGTCTTGTCGGACTGAGAGCTGCTGTTAAGCTTTGCGTTGGAGTGCACCATCTGGTGTCTGTGTAGATGTGAGAAACATTTAAATTCTTTTCCACACTTTGTGCAATGGTAAGGCTTCACCTCAGTGTGCACGCTCTTGTGACGTGACAGGCATGCACGTCGTGCAAACGCTTTTCCACACTGTGTGCACTGGTAAGGCTTCTCCCCAGTGTGCACTCTCCGGTGCTCTTCCAGACCTGTTTGTCGGGCAAACGCTTTTCCACACTGTTTGCACTGGTAAGGCTTCTCATCAGTGTGCACAATCTGGTGAACGCGCAAGGTTGATTGTAGGGCAAAAGCTTTTCCACACTGTGTGCACTGGTAAGGCTTCTCCCCAGTGTGCACTCTCCGGTGCTCTTCCAGACCAGTTTGTCGGGCAAAAGCTTTTCCACACTGTGTGCACTGGTAAGGCTTCTCCCCAGTGTGCACTCGGTGGTGCTCCTGCAAGTGCTTTCTTGCTGAAAATATTTTTCCACACACTGTGCATTTCTGACCCTTTCCTTCTATAAGCAACCTCTGATGGCTTCTGAAGCTTACCGGATTCTTGAAAGTCTTATTGCAGTGGCTGCAGTGATATGTCTTTTTTCCCATTTCCGGTACAATAACTTTTCCAAAGCTCTTTCCtttaactgtttgttttttaggtGGTGACAGATCCCATTCCTCAGACGATGAGTTGCCGGACTCGCCTGCAATTTCATGAGAGAGAAATATCAGAAATTTCATTAATTTCTTAGTCACAAACTAAATACAAATCTTTATGCAGAAATTGACATTAAGCTTTTTTGGGGTAAATTTACATTGTATTTGTGCTATGACTGAAATCACTTGTacacagggtttattaactgttaaacatcataaaaaagagaaaagtaatATAGTCTTCTATTTCTTCCAGTTCTTCTGATTCAGAGGGCTAAGAAAATCACTCAAAAATCACAGGACAAGAGAGAATTATTTACGACTTTCTACGACTTTCTAGCTTTCTAGCTAAAACAGGTCAAGGATGTCTAGCAACatttcacaaacaaaatgtttgtaattttcATCTCTGTATTAGGAGAGACATCTGCCTCAAGGGAAAGGCTGAATGTGTTTAGGGCCACTGGGTGAGGCTGGATGAGGTGGCAGGTAGGGCCACTGGGTGAGGCTGGATGAGGTGGCAGGTAGGGCCACTGGGTGAGGCTGGATGAGGTGGCAGGTAGGGCCACTGGTTATCACAATGTTAGTTTCACTGTGAGatcaaattttcatttttactacCAACACCATGGCGAGAGTCATTCAAAATCAAAAATGACCCAAAACCTCTACATTCACTTTGAATGATCCCCACATTCTTGATGATAATTTAGAACAATTCACCATCAGATCGtcaatacaacaataatataCTCACTGGAGAAAATAAACTCAAACTCACCGCTGCTGTATTGGTCATCAGAAGCCCCATCTTCTGGTTCATCTTCAGCAATTTTTCTACAATCCACCAGTCTCACAGAACACATCTTTAACGGAGCACGCAGTGATGGTTGGCCTccataaaaactaaataatccTGGAACTTtgacacaaataaaacatcttgaaaagacaaaaaggatgCTCGAGCAAAATTGGCAGATTACACTGGCGTTACGGAGTAATATCAAGCTCATCTTTCTATTCATAATTACCTCCAGTATGCACATTTCCATCTGAGATTACGTTTGCATCCAGGCCCTGTATTTTCCTGAAGTCCACCAGTTTCACTGTACACATCCGTAACAGAGTTGGTTCTGTATGCTGAGCTTGACCAGTACAACACAAAGCCTCAGAGATGAGACTGGGTACATCTTCCATATCCTGCATTTCTGGCGGTGTCTCTGCCGCTACCtgtaatttttaaagaaaatatatggAGCATGTGAGGAATAACACTATTGCGATAAAACCCAATCTTTCCATTCCTGCCAGCTGACTCCACCTTTCCTGTTAAAA
This window harbors:
- the LOC132844858 gene encoding zinc finger protein OZF-like isoform X3, yielding MPQMQKVQGIEDVPCLNRNPDAYVTECLCCNDEDQHTERTWMKMCTVRLVDFRKTQGLGATIISEGNLHTGGASIKSPCGQEDECTDQEKLIKTESLRIVTLVKSSFALHRAGKHIALHTRQRVDQCSKSFSGSSDFTRHQETHIRQKSHRCTQCGKEFSKISYLQRHQKIHTRFGPCSYSECGETFTVHEQVHNEEKPYKCKQCGKHFSSSLGFRRHKTIHSQEKRYQCSECGKQFVHPSTLSHHKRIHTQEKSFHCSECGKQFVQSSSLKHHKRIHTGEKPYKCSQCNKAFPHSSALVVHRRLHSGQKPYHCDLCGKQFSQSTHLRTHERVHSGVKPYICSHCDKSFSQSSHLAVHKLLHTGQKPYCCSTCGKGFATPDYLKLHLRIHTGEKPYRCSVCGWSFTQSHSLKEHLGRHWRDALPVLTAQ
- the LOC132844858 gene encoding zinc finger protein OZF-like isoform X2 codes for the protein MSASPETEENFIKEFKFLHRFCQETELMPQMQKVQGIEDVPCLNRNPDAYVTECLCCNDEDQHTERTWMKMCTVRLVDFRKTQGLGATIISEGNLHTGGASIKSPCGQEDECTDQEKLIKTESLRIVTLVKSSFALHRAGKHIALHTRQRVDQCSKSFSGSSDFTRHQETHIRQKSHRCTQCGKEFSKISYLQRHQKIHTRFGPCSYSECGETFTVHEQVHNEEKPYKCKQCGKHFSSSLGFRRHKTIHSQEKRYQCSECGKQFVHPSTLSHHKRIHTQEKSFHCSECGKQFVQSSSLKHHKRIHTGEKPYKCSQCNKAFPHSSALVVHRRLHSGQKPYHCDLCGKQFSQSTHLRTHERVHSGVKPYICSHCDKSFSQSSHLAVHKLLHTGQKPYCCSTCGKGFATPDYLKLHLRIHTGEKPYRCSVCGWSFTQSHSLKEHLGRHWRDALPVLTAQ
- the LOC132844858 gene encoding zinc finger protein OZF-like isoform X1, which encodes MVRCDELMTNLELIKFKFLHRFCQETELMPQMQKVQGIEDVPCLNRNPDAYVTECLCCNDEDQHTERTWMKMCTVRLVDFRKTQGLGATIISEGNLHTGGASIKSPCGQEDECTDQEKLIKTESLRIVTLVKSSFALHRAGKHIALHTRQRVDQCSKSFSGSSDFTRHQETHIRQKSHRCTQCGKEFSKISYLQRHQKIHTRFGPCSYSECGETFTVHEQVHNEEKPYKCKQCGKHFSSSLGFRRHKTIHSQEKRYQCSECGKQFVHPSTLSHHKRIHTQEKSFHCSECGKQFVQSSSLKHHKRIHTGEKPYKCSQCNKAFPHSSALVVHRRLHSGQKPYHCDLCGKQFSQSTHLRTHERVHSGVKPYICSHCDKSFSQSSHLAVHKLLHTGQKPYCCSTCGKGFATPDYLKLHLRIHTGEKPYRCSVCGWSFTQSHSLKEHLGRHWRDALPVLTAQ
- the LOC132844857 gene encoding zinc finger protein 883-like isoform X2, whose product is MQDMEDVPSLISEALCCTGQAQHTEPTLLRMCTVKLVDFRKIQGLDANVISDGNVHTGVPGLFSFYGGQPSLRAPLKMCSVRLVDCRKIAEDEPEDGASDDQYSSGESGNSSSEEWDLSPPKKQTVKGKSFGKVIVPEMGKKTYHCSHCNKTFKNPVSFRSHQRLLIEGKGQKCTVCGKIFSARKHLQEHHRVHTGEKPYQCTQCGKAFARQTGLEEHRRVHTGEKPYQCTQCGKAFALQSTLRVHQIVHTDEKPYQCKQCGKAFARQTGLEEHRRVHTGEKPYQCTQCGKAFARRACLSRHKSVHTEVKPYHCTKCGKEFKCFSHLHRHQMVHSNAKLNSSSQSDKTQASNVNAHEGVHTGEDHLCCKKCGRKFLSSLGIQRHNCANPHSKPYECSECGLQFRNSLNLNIHKKVHTEEKPYKCSRCDKAFKRCTSLIVHQRLHSGERPYHCDLCGKQFTQVTHLHTHKRVHTGVKPYSCSHCGKSFTQSSHLTVHKLVHTGQKPHFCTTCGKGFRIPNHLKSHQRTHSGEKPYPCTICGLCFSQSNSLKNHMRIHTGEMPYQCSKCDKVFRQLGSMKYHEFVCGQ
- the LOC132844857 gene encoding zinc finger protein 883-like isoform X1, producing the protein MASSVEQFWRYANSSGSSVSGNDAVMKSLTSRSKHFITTEVAAETPPEMQDMEDVPSLISEALCCTGQAQHTEPTLLRMCTVKLVDFRKIQGLDANVISDGNVHTGVPGLFSFYGGQPSLRAPLKMCSVRLVDCRKIAEDEPEDGASDDQYSSGESGNSSSEEWDLSPPKKQTVKGKSFGKVIVPEMGKKTYHCSHCNKTFKNPVSFRSHQRLLIEGKGQKCTVCGKIFSARKHLQEHHRVHTGEKPYQCTQCGKAFARQTGLEEHRRVHTGEKPYQCTQCGKAFALQSTLRVHQIVHTDEKPYQCKQCGKAFARQTGLEEHRRVHTGEKPYQCTQCGKAFARRACLSRHKSVHTEVKPYHCTKCGKEFKCFSHLHRHQMVHSNAKLNSSSQSDKTQASNVNAHEGVHTGEDHLCCKKCGRKFLSSLGIQRHNCANPHSKPYECSECGLQFRNSLNLNIHKKVHTEEKPYKCSRCDKAFKRCTSLIVHQRLHSGERPYHCDLCGKQFTQVTHLHTHKRVHTGVKPYSCSHCGKSFTQSSHLTVHKLVHTGQKPHFCTTCGKGFRIPNHLKSHQRTHSGEKPYPCTICGLCFSQSNSLKNHMRIHTGEMPYQCSKCDKVFRQLGSMKYHEFVCGQ
- the LOC132844857 gene encoding zinc finger protein 883-like isoform X3, whose protein sequence is MEMCILEMCSVRLVDCRKIAEDEPEDGASDDQYSSGESGNSSSEEWDLSPPKKQTVKGKSFGKVIVPEMGKKTYHCSHCNKTFKNPVSFRSHQRLLIEGKGQKCTVCGKIFSARKHLQEHHRVHTGEKPYQCTQCGKAFARQTGLEEHRRVHTGEKPYQCTQCGKAFALQSTLRVHQIVHTDEKPYQCKQCGKAFARQTGLEEHRRVHTGEKPYQCTQCGKAFARRACLSRHKSVHTEVKPYHCTKCGKEFKCFSHLHRHQMVHSNAKLNSSSQSDKTQASNVNAHEGVHTGEDHLCCKKCGRKFLSSLGIQRHNCANPHSKPYECSECGLQFRNSLNLNIHKKVHTEEKPYKCSRCDKAFKRCTSLIVHQRLHSGERPYHCDLCGKQFTQVTHLHTHKRVHTGVKPYSCSHCGKSFTQSSHLTVHKLVHTGQKPHFCTTCGKGFRIPNHLKSHQRTHSGEKPYPCTICGLCFSQSNSLKNHMRIHTGEMPYQCSKCDKVFRQLGSMKYHEFVCGQ